In Geotalea uraniireducens, the genomic window CAGGGCCGTAAAAATCAGGTCGGCCTTCTCGGCAACCCGGACCGGCTCCAGGTTTTCCAGTTGCTGGGCATACCGGCCGCGAAGCGTCGGGAAAATCTCCGCGACCGGCCGGCCGGCATTCTGCTCCGAGGTAACACAGCTAACCGTCACCTCGGGATGACCGTGGAGAAGCCGCAGCAACTCGACTCCCGTATAACCGCTTGCACCGACAACCGCAACTTTCAGCATGGGCAGACTCCGTTCAACCGATGACCGACCGGGAAAGCGCCCCCCCCCGGGGCGCCCCCGCGCAGCACCAATGGCGCCCGATCCGGGGGCCGATACGCAAAAAGGGGAAAATCCATCCGGACTTTCCCCTCCTGCAGACCAACGATAAACGACCGATTAACGCTTGGAGAACTGGAAGCTCCGGCGGGCAGCAGCCTTGCCGTATTTCTTACGTTCCTTGATGCGCGAATCGCGGGTGATGAACCCGGCTTTCTTCAGGGTGCCCCGCAGCGCCACATCGGCCTCGAGCAGCGCCTTGGTGATGCCGTGCTTGATCGCCCCGGCCTGCCCGGAGTCGCCGCCACCGCGGACGTTGACAACGATGTCGAACTTGCCGGCGTTTTCGGTGAGCTCAAGAGGCTGCTTGACCACCATCTTCGAGGTTTCCCGGCCGAAATACTCATCGATCGACTTGTTGTTGATGGTGATGTTACCGCTCCCCGGCCGCAGCCAAACCCTGGCGACCGACGATTTCCTCTTGCCTGTTCCGTAATAGCTGATTCCTGCCATTCGTTATCTCCTGATCGATTTGTCGAACCTGATTAAATATCGAGAGCCTTGGGCTGCTGCGCCTTGTGCGGATGCTCGGCCCCGGCGTAAATTTTCAGCTTCTTCAGCATGTGCCGAGCAAGTTTGTTCTTCGGCAGCATCCCTTTGACCGCTTTGCGGATCAGTTCTTCCGGCTTTTTGTCGATAAGTTTGCCGGCAGTGATCGACTTGATCCCGCCGGGAAAACCGGAGTGGCTGTAATAGGTTTTGTCGGCAAGCTTGTTGCCGGTGAGGGCAATCTTCTCGGCATTGACAACGATGACGAAATCACCGGTATCGACGCTCGGCGTATAGATTGCCTTTTTCTTGCCCCGCAGGATATTGGCAATCTCGGTGGCCATCCGGCCGAGAACCTTGCTATCAGCATCAACCAGGTACCACTCCCTGGTTACTTCCGCGCATTTTGCAACCTTCGTCGTTTTCATCGAATCCTCGCAGCCTGTATGGAATAAACTCTATTATTACCGAAGGGGTGAATAGTAATTCCCTTGCGAATGGTTGTCAAGAAAAAATTGTCCGGTCAGTAATACACTTCCACAAGACAGAGCCCGTGGGAAGGTG contains:
- the rpsI gene encoding 30S ribosomal protein S9 gives rise to the protein MAGISYYGTGKRKSSVARVWLRPGSGNITINNKSIDEYFGRETSKMVVKQPLELTENAGKFDIVVNVRGGGDSGQAGAIKHGITKALLEADVALRGTLKKAGFITRDSRIKERKKYGKAAARRSFQFSKR
- the rplM gene encoding 50S ribosomal protein L13; the protein is MKTTKVAKCAEVTREWYLVDADSKVLGRMATEIANILRGKKKAIYTPSVDTGDFVIVVNAEKIALTGNKLADKTYYSHSGFPGGIKSITAGKLIDKKPEELIRKAVKGMLPKNKLARHMLKKLKIYAGAEHPHKAQQPKALDI